GAATGAGTCGTATAAAAATAACTAATGCAAGGAAGAATTTATATAAAATCGTTCAGAGAGTTAATACTACACATGAACCCATAGAAATTACAGGAAAAGATTCGACGGCTATCCTCATCGGCGAAGACGATTGGCGAAGCATTCAGGAAACTCTTTTCCTTACATCCATACCGGGGATGAGAGAATCAATAGTCGAAGGAATATCTACTCCCATATCAGAACTCTCTGAAGACCTTGATTGGTAATGTATAAACTTATTTTCACGAAGCAGGCAGCAAAAGATGCTAAAAAAGCTTTCATCTTCATAGTAGATTATTTTCCAAAAGCAATAAAGT
The sequence above is a segment of the Oceanispirochaeta sp. M1 genome. Coding sequences within it:
- a CDS encoding type II toxin-antitoxin system Phd/YefM family antitoxin, producing the protein MSRIKITNARKNLYKIVQRVNTTHEPIEITGKDSTAILIGEDDWRSIQETLFLTSIPGMRESIVEGISTPISELSEDLDW